A window of Corallococcus macrosporus DSM 14697 contains these coding sequences:
- a CDS encoding CHAT domain-containing tetratricopeptide repeat protein, which yields MLLVCPATALSEAPSRPQPPTLESCQERFAAWPDDRDAAMCFYQCAQEASAREAVTRALTALEARHPDQGWLPLVLGHVRMLSSHKAAEAPYRRAAETFHRLQQAEGEVLAAINLRAILLAQGRAEEARQWTRRVVEVASTSGRPDLRARALMVEASHLYEVELDLGRAFRVLKRAEPLVFPEGTEGMKKQYLSVMGTVSERLGRLDEASDINARLVELTRSTGDLFLEAHGRFTLANLALRRLEREHVLSDRGRALALARQALAAAERTGNTTLVARAARLTADLLGDSPEEHREADVLLARCLALPETPESQELRLSCLWTRAERRAGVDPAGAIQDSEASLRLASERNDPLYLALALRGRGTVAYRTQPLPEALAHAERAVDALEALRQTQSDASSQAELFATWARDYHRLAGWTLEAGGATGRAHTLSPRAALSRTFAVSERLRARTLLDALVASRALVDAEDTPERRAQRSEVQSRLVAVQRRLLDPLLTGAGRDAALKELQELERRERDLRPVPRQGALEFASLDAVEQGLEEDEALLVFLVGDDVDLTGTSAGGAWVLVVTRAGTRVHRIPERTRLAAAATLFSGLVERRDGSELGAAVALHAQLLGPALAGLPATVRRLLLVPDGPLHDLPFAALREHREGAPLVARYELGVVPSASLWRHWRGDAPPTLGGEALVLADPEWVLGHGESRSAAASRSGIFEEAALLGALPEARREGFGVEEALRDAHMAPRLWVGPEASERALKDADLSRVRVLHMAAHAVVDAEAPERSALVLTPGTEEEDGILQPREISRLRLNGALVVLSACSSASGAVLPGEGVLSLSRAFFEAGARAVVASLWPLRDAEAADLMERFYRHLATGMSVSAALRAAQLEASDAGLPPAAWAGLVVLGDAGLVATAPREEAAPLCGLDPALLMAAALVVLLALGFIARGRWRGGRAPAATRGAAARRR from the coding sequence ATGCTCCTGGTGTGTCCGGCCACGGCCTTGTCGGAAGCGCCGAGCCGTCCCCAGCCGCCCACGCTCGAGTCGTGCCAGGAGCGCTTCGCCGCCTGGCCTGATGACCGTGACGCGGCGATGTGCTTCTACCAGTGCGCCCAGGAGGCCTCCGCGCGTGAGGCGGTCACACGCGCGCTGACGGCCCTGGAGGCGCGTCACCCCGACCAGGGCTGGCTGCCCCTGGTGCTCGGGCATGTGCGGATGTTGTCCAGCCACAAGGCGGCGGAGGCGCCGTACCGTCGCGCGGCGGAGACGTTCCACCGGCTTCAGCAGGCGGAGGGCGAGGTGCTGGCGGCCATCAACCTGCGCGCCATCCTCCTGGCGCAGGGCCGCGCGGAGGAGGCCCGGCAGTGGACGCGGCGTGTGGTGGAGGTGGCGAGCACCTCCGGCCGCCCGGACCTGCGGGCCCGCGCGCTCATGGTGGAGGCCAGTCACCTCTACGAGGTGGAGCTCGACCTGGGCCGGGCGTTCCGCGTGCTCAAGCGCGCCGAGCCGCTCGTCTTTCCGGAGGGCACGGAGGGCATGAAGAAGCAGTACCTGTCCGTCATGGGCACCGTGAGTGAGCGGTTGGGACGGCTGGACGAGGCCTCGGACATCAATGCCCGGCTGGTGGAGTTGACCCGGAGCACCGGCGACCTCTTCCTGGAGGCGCATGGGCGCTTCACGCTCGCCAACCTCGCGCTGCGGCGACTCGAGAGAGAGCATGTCCTGTCGGACCGGGGACGCGCCCTGGCGCTGGCGCGGCAGGCGCTGGCCGCCGCGGAGCGGACCGGCAACACGACGCTGGTGGCCCGGGCGGCGCGGCTCACGGCGGACCTGCTGGGCGACTCGCCGGAGGAGCACCGTGAGGCGGACGTGCTCCTGGCGCGCTGCCTGGCGCTGCCGGAGACGCCGGAGTCCCAGGAGCTGCGGCTGTCGTGCCTCTGGACACGCGCGGAGCGGCGCGCGGGCGTGGACCCGGCCGGGGCCATCCAGGACTCGGAGGCGTCGCTGCGGCTGGCCTCCGAAAGGAACGACCCGTTGTACCTGGCGCTGGCCCTCCGCGGCCGCGGCACGGTGGCGTACCGGACGCAGCCCCTGCCCGAGGCGCTGGCGCACGCCGAGCGCGCGGTGGACGCGCTGGAGGCGCTGCGCCAGACGCAGTCGGACGCCTCCAGCCAGGCGGAGCTGTTCGCGACGTGGGCGCGGGACTACCACCGGCTCGCGGGCTGGACGCTGGAGGCCGGCGGCGCGACGGGCCGGGCCCACACGCTCTCTCCCAGGGCGGCGCTGTCACGGACCTTCGCGGTGAGCGAACGGCTCCGGGCGAGGACGCTCCTCGATGCCCTGGTCGCCTCGCGTGCGCTCGTGGACGCGGAGGACACGCCGGAGCGCCGGGCGCAGCGGAGCGAGGTGCAGTCCCGGCTGGTGGCGGTCCAACGCCGGCTCCTGGATCCGCTGCTGACGGGCGCTGGGCGGGACGCGGCGCTGAAGGAGCTCCAGGAGCTGGAGCGGCGCGAGCGGGACCTGCGCCCGGTGCCGCGCCAGGGCGCGCTGGAGTTCGCCTCGCTGGACGCCGTGGAGCAGGGGCTGGAGGAGGACGAGGCGCTGCTGGTCTTCCTGGTGGGGGATGACGTGGACCTCACCGGGACGTCCGCGGGGGGCGCGTGGGTCCTGGTGGTGACGCGGGCGGGGACCCGCGTCCATCGCATCCCCGAGCGCACGCGGCTCGCGGCGGCGGCCACGCTGTTCTCCGGGCTCGTCGAGCGCAGGGATGGCTCCGAGCTCGGCGCGGCGGTGGCGCTTCATGCGCAGTTGCTGGGCCCGGCGCTCGCGGGGCTGCCCGCCACGGTGCGGCGGCTCCTGCTGGTGCCAGACGGGCCGCTGCATGACCTGCCCTTCGCCGCGCTGCGGGAGCACCGGGAGGGAGCGCCGCTGGTGGCGCGCTACGAGCTGGGGGTGGTGCCCTCGGCGAGCCTGTGGCGGCACTGGCGCGGGGATGCGCCCCCCACGTTGGGGGGCGAGGCGCTGGTGCTGGCGGACCCCGAATGGGTCCTGGGGCATGGCGAGTCCCGGTCCGCCGCCGCCTCCCGCTCAGGCATCTTCGAGGAGGCCGCGCTGCTCGGCGCGCTCCCCGAGGCCCGGCGGGAAGGGTTCGGGGTGGAGGAGGCGCTGCGCGACGCCCACATGGCTCCCCGGTTGTGGGTGGGCCCGGAGGCCTCCGAGCGCGCGCTCAAGGACGCGGACCTGTCGCGGGTCCGGGTGCTGCACATGGCGGCGCACGCCGTGGTGGACGCGGAGGCCCCGGAGCGCTCCGCGCTGGTCCTCACCCCGGGCACGGAGGAGGAGGACGGCATCCTCCAGCCGCGTGAAATCTCGCGGCTGCGGCTCAATGGCGCGCTGGTGGTGTTGTCCGCGTGCAGCAGCGCCTCGGGCGCGGTGCTGCCGGGCGAGGGCGTGCTGAGCCTCTCGCGTGCCTTCTTCGAGGCGGGCGCGCGCGCGGTGGTGGCCAGCCTGTGGCCGTTGCGTGACGCCGAGGCGGCGGACCTGATGGAGCGGTTCTACCGGCACCTGGCCACGGGGATGAGCGTCTCCGCGGCGCTGAGGGCCGCGCAGCTCGAGGCCAGCGACGCGGGGCTGCCCCCGGCGGCCTGGGCGGGGTTGGTGGTGCTGGGTGACGCGGGGCTCGTGGCCACCGCGCCTCGCGAGGAGGCCGCGCCGCTGTGCGGGCTGGACCCGGCGCTCCTCATGGCCGCGGCGCTCGTCGTGCTGCTCGCGTTGGGGTTCATCGCGCGCGGGCGGTGGCGCGGTGGGCGCGCGCCAGCCGCCACGCGAGGGGCAGCAGCACGGCGGCGATGA
- a CDS encoding biotin transporter BioY, which yields MTLAPPARPRPHVLAEGLARSRAHEGGLVLGGALLTAGLAQVSLSVPGSPVPITGQSLGVILTAAALGPMRGLAAQCLYLLLGAVGLPVFAEGASGVGRLLGATGGYLVGFVPAAFVVGLAARRGLDRRCWTALPLFLVGQLVVFAVGLPWLALAARLGIAKAISVGFTPFLPGGLLKAIIAAVLLPLAWRLARAHRATARAR from the coding sequence GTGACGCTCGCTCCCCCTGCCCGTCCCCGTCCGCACGTGCTCGCGGAGGGCCTCGCGCGCTCCCGGGCCCACGAGGGGGGGCTCGTCCTGGGCGGCGCGCTGCTGACCGCGGGGCTCGCGCAGGTCTCCCTCTCTGTCCCGGGCTCGCCCGTTCCAATCACGGGGCAGTCCCTGGGCGTCATCCTCACGGCCGCGGCGCTCGGCCCCATGCGTGGCCTGGCCGCGCAGTGCCTCTATCTCCTGTTGGGGGCGGTGGGGCTCCCCGTCTTCGCGGAGGGCGCCAGCGGCGTGGGGCGCCTGCTCGGCGCGACCGGGGGCTACCTGGTGGGCTTCGTTCCAGCCGCCTTCGTGGTGGGCCTGGCGGCGCGACGGGGTCTCGACCGGCGCTGCTGGACCGCGCTGCCCCTCTTCCTCGTGGGGCAGTTGGTGGTCTTCGCCGTCGGCCTGCCCTGGCTCGCCCTCGCGGCCCGGCTCGGCATCGCCAAGGCCATCAGCGTCGGCTTCACGCCCTTCCTCCCCGGGGGGCTCCTCAAGGCCATCATCGCCGCCGTGCTGCTGCCCCTCGCGTGGCGGCTGGCGCGCGCCCACCGCGCCACCGCCCGCGCGCGATGA
- a CDS encoding DUF2147 domain-containing protein, translating to MNATRWFGLASLTLLLASNAFAEDKAPAAAPAAVGRWTTIDDETKKPKSVIAIYEENGKLYGKIEKLFREPKEEQNPLCDKCEGALKNQPIIGMTILRDLKKDDDEWSGGSILDPANGKTYKCKIAVEDGGKKLKVRGYIGMALLGRTQYWVRAE from the coding sequence ATGAACGCAACCCGCTGGTTTGGACTCGCTTCCCTGACCCTGCTGCTGGCCTCGAACGCCTTCGCCGAGGACAAGGCCCCTGCCGCGGCCCCCGCCGCGGTCGGCCGGTGGACGACCATTGACGACGAGACGAAGAAGCCCAAGTCCGTCATCGCCATCTACGAGGAGAACGGCAAGCTGTACGGGAAGATCGAGAAGCTCTTCCGGGAGCCCAAGGAGGAGCAGAACCCGCTCTGCGACAAGTGCGAGGGCGCGCTGAAGAACCAGCCCATCATCGGGATGACCATTCTTCGTGATTTGAAGAAGGATGATGACGAGTGGTCCGGCGGGAGCATCCTCGACCCGGCGAACGGGAAGACCTACAAGTGCAAGATTGCCGTCGAGGATGGCGGCAAGAAGCTGAAGGTCCGTGGCTACATCGGCATGGCGCTGCTGGGCCGCACCCAGTACTGGGTGCGCGCGGAGTAG
- a CDS encoding ammonia-forming cytochrome c nitrite reductase subunit c552, giving the protein MTEPEKQRRLGGVKLVLAVAVAAALAAAGVTALLVNIMERKQEAKNPFYRVVELDDTITDPEVWGRNFPLQYDGYKRTVDQERTRYGGSEAVARTPTRADPRTVVAQSRLEEDPRLVTMWSGYAFATDFREERGHAHMLEDQVFTERQHVTRQPGTCLHCHASVYVPYKKLGDGDLIKGFEKMNQMPFMEAREQVEHPVSCIDCHDPTTMQLRVTRPGFIEGIAALKASQGVPHFKVNQDATRQEMRTYVCGQCHVEYYFKGKEKRLTYPWAKGINIDQIMAYYDEDGHTDWTHQLTGAQVLKAQHPEFELYNQGIHAKSGVACADCHMPFVREGAMKVSDHHVRSPLLNINRACQTCHKWSEAELLQRAEAIQTRTFETRNIAMDALVDLIHDLESARKAGLPDDALAKARDLQKRAQFYLDFVEAENSMGFHADQEAVRILSKSINFSRLGQNALRPGGGASTSPATRPQGAPAPGSTVGAGGTQQGAR; this is encoded by the coding sequence ATGACCGAGCCTGAGAAGCAACGCCGCTTGGGTGGCGTCAAGCTGGTGCTGGCGGTGGCGGTGGCTGCCGCCCTGGCCGCCGCTGGCGTCACCGCGCTCCTGGTCAACATCATGGAGCGCAAGCAGGAGGCGAAGAACCCCTTCTACCGGGTGGTGGAGCTGGACGACACCATCACCGACCCGGAGGTGTGGGGGCGGAACTTCCCGCTGCAATATGACGGCTACAAGCGCACGGTGGACCAGGAGCGCACCCGCTATGGCGGCAGTGAAGCCGTGGCGCGCACGCCCACCCGGGCGGACCCGCGCACCGTCGTCGCGCAGAGCCGCTTGGAGGAAGACCCGCGGCTGGTGACCATGTGGAGCGGCTACGCCTTCGCCACCGACTTCCGCGAGGAGCGCGGCCACGCGCACATGCTGGAAGACCAGGTCTTCACCGAGCGTCAGCACGTGACGCGGCAGCCGGGCACCTGCCTCCACTGCCACGCCAGCGTGTACGTGCCCTACAAGAAGCTGGGTGACGGCGACCTCATCAAGGGCTTCGAGAAGATGAACCAGATGCCCTTCATGGAGGCGCGCGAGCAGGTGGAGCACCCCGTCTCCTGCATCGACTGCCACGACCCCACCACGATGCAGCTCCGCGTGACGCGGCCCGGCTTCATCGAGGGCATCGCCGCGCTCAAGGCCAGCCAGGGCGTCCCCCACTTCAAGGTGAACCAGGACGCGACGCGGCAGGAGATGCGCACCTACGTGTGCGGGCAGTGCCACGTCGAGTACTACTTCAAGGGCAAGGAGAAGCGCCTCACGTACCCCTGGGCCAAGGGCATCAACATCGACCAGATCATGGCCTACTACGACGAGGACGGGCACACCGACTGGACGCACCAGCTCACGGGGGCCCAGGTGCTGAAGGCCCAGCACCCCGAGTTCGAGCTGTACAACCAGGGCATCCACGCGAAGAGCGGCGTGGCCTGCGCGGACTGCCACATGCCCTTCGTGCGTGAGGGCGCGATGAAGGTCAGCGACCACCACGTGCGCAGCCCGCTGCTCAACATCAACCGCGCCTGCCAGACGTGCCACAAGTGGAGCGAGGCGGAGCTGCTCCAGCGCGCGGAGGCCATCCAGACGCGCACCTTCGAGACGCGGAACATCGCCATGGACGCGCTGGTGGACCTCATCCACGACCTCGAGTCCGCGCGGAAGGCGGGCCTGCCCGACGACGCGCTCGCCAAGGCGAGAGACCTGCAGAAGCGCGCCCAGTTCTACCTGGACTTCGTGGAGGCGGAGAACTCCATGGGCTTCCACGCGGACCAGGAGGCGGTGCGCATCCTGAGCAAGTCCATCAACTTCTCGCGCCTGGGGCAGAACGCGCTGCGGCCCGGCGGCGGTGCCTCCACCAGCCCCGCCACGCGGCCCCAGGGCGCTCCGGCGCCCGGCTCCACGGTTGGCGCGGGAGGCACGCAGCAGGGGGCGCGGTAG
- the nrfH gene encoding cytochrome c nitrite reductase small subunit: protein MSLVSSASRTVLAVVLGLTLGAAIGIGGYTFAYAKGAAYLQDDPAACANCHIMNEQYEGWRKSSHHAVATCNDCHTPAALVPKYLNKASNGFWHSFYFTTGTFPDPIRIRPGNRQVTENACRNCHDSLVESIETPHQDSLQCLTCHNSVGHPEGSGNPELIRQEVAR, encoded by the coding sequence GTGTCCCTTGTGTCCTCGGCATCCCGTACAGTGCTGGCTGTCGTCCTGGGGCTCACCCTGGGCGCGGCGATTGGCATCGGTGGCTACACCTTCGCGTACGCGAAGGGCGCGGCCTACCTCCAGGACGACCCGGCCGCCTGCGCCAACTGCCACATCATGAACGAGCAATATGAAGGGTGGCGCAAGAGCAGCCACCACGCGGTGGCCACCTGCAATGACTGCCACACGCCGGCCGCGCTGGTGCCCAAGTACCTCAACAAGGCGAGCAACGGCTTCTGGCACTCCTTCTACTTCACCACCGGCACCTTCCCAGACCCCATCCGCATCCGGCCGGGAAACCGGCAGGTGACGGAGAACGCCTGCCGCAACTGCCATGACAGCCTCGTGGAGAGCATTGAAACGCCCCACCAGGATTCCCTGCAGTGCCTCACCTGCCACAACTCCGTGGGGCACCCCGAGGGCTCCGGGAACCCCGAACTCATCCGTCAGGAGGTTGCACGATGA
- a CDS encoding zinc-dependent metalloprotease, with protein MSKWSTRKGRARWGALALTLAFGSGCGGGMEAPPMPPPEVPSPGLEVELTGDFVAIPRELSPAQRDHVAQKLDGVVADAGKSFYLAIRRSELRKRWFLTAFAKQYHPGGVGNHAGEVLGSRVVSFEEQNGKLFVFDVEKRKVMSDVFDPQILVEAYPIVTDHRPFNRLPGASQYVLIDPTEGLNRYGVVGDRLGQNGVHFQVELSFAQRFRRLADGVAYEQVFTGYADLPWEWASYYGEDNAFRTAGTLAISLREYKEGPGYTPTPLPPREHYFRSDRRLVPNTTAEQFEQVALKWNIHPGMKPIRWHIMDTVLAAQQDPRFQGYDVVGAVKRGIEGWNAAFGFPVLEAVVGGGMQDFGDDDRNVVIFDTDELMPMAFANWRSNPITGELRGASIYYSVSWWLFALEAFAEGAPLTEAAPDVVTAPPAPRLGLSWSGMAGSGPCELSASDPRQVRARLQASADPRLAALTQKQKVEAHITHVMLHEVGHTLGLRHNFSGSRSNDGGPNSPVSTSVMDYLLDEDRVLMDAPGEYDVRAVRYLYGLSPEVPATDAFCTDDDRRVDPYCATYDRFADSLPLHHGPVFQGHLDYFLTSTNSWPRLQFYFDYVTSPYLGFLRIPDPATQATAYELAMQKLRPPLVVPPDARPDYAVRADELTRRLFQRLYLDPASSRGAFTNDPPPSPALLTPMLADIRAIILNADGVRSHAARRTLVDVLKAQQSLGAYLLLRELRGTLTDSLPSLPLEERVLIEDLVTRISGALSPYYR; from the coding sequence ATGTCCAAATGGAGTACACGCAAGGGGCGCGCCCGGTGGGGTGCGCTGGCCCTGACGCTGGCGTTCGGCAGTGGCTGCGGCGGTGGCATGGAGGCGCCGCCCATGCCCCCACCGGAGGTCCCCAGTCCCGGGCTCGAGGTGGAGCTGACGGGGGACTTCGTGGCCATCCCCCGGGAGCTGAGCCCGGCGCAGCGGGACCACGTCGCCCAGAAGCTGGACGGCGTGGTGGCGGACGCGGGCAAGAGCTTCTACCTGGCCATCCGGCGCAGCGAGCTGCGCAAGCGGTGGTTCCTCACCGCGTTCGCCAAGCAATACCACCCTGGCGGTGTGGGCAACCACGCGGGCGAAGTGCTGGGCAGCCGGGTGGTGAGCTTCGAGGAGCAGAACGGCAAGCTCTTCGTCTTCGACGTCGAGAAGCGCAAGGTGATGAGTGACGTGTTCGACCCGCAAATCCTGGTCGAGGCGTATCCCATCGTCACCGACCACCGCCCGTTCAACCGGCTCCCTGGAGCCAGCCAGTACGTGCTCATCGACCCCACCGAGGGCCTCAACCGCTACGGCGTCGTCGGCGACCGGCTCGGACAGAATGGGGTCCACTTCCAGGTGGAGCTGAGCTTCGCGCAGCGCTTCCGGCGCCTGGCCGACGGCGTCGCCTACGAGCAGGTCTTCACCGGCTACGCCGACCTCCCCTGGGAGTGGGCGTCCTACTACGGCGAGGACAACGCCTTCCGGACGGCGGGCACGCTGGCCATCTCCCTGCGCGAATACAAGGAAGGCCCGGGCTACACCCCCACCCCGCTGCCGCCCCGGGAGCACTACTTCCGCAGCGACCGGCGGCTCGTGCCCAACACGACAGCGGAGCAGTTCGAGCAGGTGGCCCTGAAGTGGAACATCCACCCCGGCATGAAGCCCATCCGCTGGCACATCATGGACACCGTGCTCGCGGCGCAGCAGGACCCTCGCTTCCAGGGATATGACGTCGTGGGCGCCGTGAAGCGCGGCATCGAGGGATGGAACGCCGCGTTCGGCTTCCCCGTGCTCGAGGCGGTCGTCGGCGGAGGCATGCAGGACTTCGGCGACGACGACCGGAACGTCGTCATCTTCGACACGGACGAGCTGATGCCCATGGCCTTCGCGAACTGGCGCAGCAACCCCATCACCGGTGAGCTTCGAGGCGCCAGCATCTACTACTCGGTGAGCTGGTGGCTGTTCGCGCTCGAGGCGTTCGCGGAGGGCGCCCCGCTGACCGAAGCGGCCCCCGACGTGGTGACCGCGCCCCCCGCCCCCAGGCTCGGGCTGTCCTGGTCCGGCATGGCGGGCAGCGGGCCGTGTGAGCTGAGCGCTTCGGACCCGCGCCAGGTGCGCGCCCGCCTTCAGGCCTCGGCTGACCCCAGGCTCGCGGCGCTCACCCAGAAGCAGAAGGTGGAGGCGCACATCACGCACGTCATGCTCCACGAGGTGGGGCACACGCTGGGCCTGCGCCACAACTTCTCCGGCTCGCGCAGCAACGACGGCGGCCCCAACAGCCCCGTCTCCACCTCGGTGATGGACTACCTGCTCGACGAGGACCGGGTCCTGATGGATGCCCCTGGCGAGTATGACGTGCGCGCCGTCCGCTACCTCTACGGCCTGTCACCGGAGGTGCCCGCGACGGACGCCTTCTGCACGGATGACGACCGCCGCGTCGACCCGTACTGCGCCACGTATGACCGCTTCGCGGATTCGCTCCCGCTGCACCATGGCCCTGTGTTCCAGGGGCACCTGGACTACTTCCTGACCAGCACGAACTCCTGGCCGCGCCTGCAGTTCTACTTCGACTACGTCACGTCGCCCTACCTGGGGTTCCTGCGCATCCCCGACCCGGCGACCCAGGCCACGGCCTACGAGCTGGCGATGCAGAAGCTCCGCCCACCGCTCGTGGTTCCCCCGGACGCCCGGCCGGACTACGCGGTCCGCGCGGACGAGCTCACGCGGCGCCTCTTCCAGCGCCTCTACCTGGACCCGGCGTCCAGCCGGGGGGCCTTCACCAACGACCCGCCGCCCTCCCCCGCGCTGCTGACGCCCATGCTGGCGGACATCAGGGCCATCATCCTCAACGCGGACGGCGTGCGCAGCCACGCGGCGCGCCGCACCCTGGTGGACGTCCTCAAGGCCCAGCAGTCACTGGGGGCGTACCTGCTGCTGCGTGAGCTGCGCGGCACGCTCACCGACAGCCTGCCTTCGCTGCCCCTGGAAGAGCGGGTGCTCATCGAGGACCTGGTGACGCGCATCTCCGGCGCCCTGTCTCCGTACTATCGCTGA